CTTCACGGTTGCGGCCGATGCCCGCCATCCATTTGGGACCGAGAACGCCTGCGTCTTTTTTGCAGATGATACCTATCTGGAGCCCCTGGCCGTCGGCAGCCGAGAAGGCTGCCTTGAGGCTGCACGCATCGGCAATGTGTTTGTCGCACGCGATCTCGCCTTCCGCTTTCGCCGTGGCGAAGGCCTCTCGGCCATCGTCGTGAAGACGGACGATGCAACTGCAGATGATAGACGGTATCGCGATGAGGGACAGAGCGGCGGGCCCGTTCTCGAATTTTCGCGGCAGTTCCGATTCCCTGATGGGCGATCGGCGGAGGGGGCTTTCCGGCTCGCCTTTGCAGCCGACCTGCGTTCGCCTGATTTCTTCGGCTTCGCCTGTGAACGCGTAAATCCGATACCGGCGGATCGCGGTGACTTGGTCGTGCACGCCAATGGTGCCGCCGGTCTTCGGCGAATCGTCCTGGTCGAGGAAAATCCGAGTGATTTCCAGTATCTGCTGGAAATGGTGCTCGATCAGCGCGACGTCACGGCGCATTCCTTCGGCATGGCGATCGAGGCATCCAATGCCTCGGTTGACGTCCTGACCTCCGAAGGGTGTTCGGCCCATTACGGTCTGGATTCCAGGCATCTGGAACGCGGTCTCCTGGGCGCGGCCGTGGTGGTCGCCGTCGCCGATCTCGGCGTGACAGAAGCCTGCCTCGCTGCTAATGGCGTCGGCTATCACAAAACGGGCGCGCGGCTGGTTGTCGCGCCGGAAAAGGGCCAGGGCGTCACCTTTGCCTTCGAGGAGTTGAAATGAGCATTTCTCCCAATTCGGAAGTCGTGGTTGGCGAAGGCGCCGGCAAGGCTGTCTTCTCACAAAAAATCCGCTTCGCCTTGATCGCCGGCCCCTGCCAGATGGAAAGCCGTGACCATGCCTTCATGATCGCGGGGCAACTCGTCGAGTTGTGCCGCGAACTCGGGCTCGGGCTCGTCTACAAATCCTCTTACGACAAGGCGAACCGCACCTCGTTGTCTGCCGAGCGCGGCATCGGCCTGGAAACGGCGATGGAAGTCTTTGCCGACATCAAGAAGGAATTCGGTGTGCCCGTCCTCACCGACATCCACACGGAAGAGCAGTGCGCGGCCGTCGCGCCGACTGTGGATGTCCTGCAGATCCCCGCCTTCCTCTGCCGGCAGACGGATCTGCTTGTTGCCGCCGCCAAGACCGGCCGCGCGATCAATGTGAAGAAGGGACAGTTCCTGGCCCCTTGGGACATGAAGAACGTGCTGAACAAGATCACCGGTTCCGGCAATCCGAACGTGCTGCTTTGCGAACGCGGCGCGTCCTTCGGCTACAATACGCTCGTCTCCGACATGCGCTCGCTGCCGATCATGGCGGCCATGGGCGCGCCTGTCGTTTTCGATGCCACCCATTCGGTGCAGCAGCCGGGCGGGCAGGGTGGTTCCTCCGGTGGCCAGCGTGAATTCGTCGAGACGTTGGCTCGCGCAGCCGTCGCTGTCGGCGTCGGTGGGCTCTTTATCGAGACTCACCAGGACCCGGACAACGCCCCGTCGGATGGTCCGAATATGGTGAAGATCACCGACATGCGCCGGCTTCTGGAAAAACTCATCGCCTTCGACGATCTGGCCAAGGCATCCTGACGGACTCTCGCGGCGCTTTCAGCAGTTGAACGGGAAGCGCCGCGGGTCCTTGCGGTTTAAATCGATTAGATTTCGTCCGTTCCGGCTCCTATCCGTCATTGTATTTTCCCGATCATCGGATAAGAGAGGATGACTCAAAGGCAGGTCCGGGGGCTCCGCGCCCGGTGATCGGCCGCCGAGCCTTGTCCAATTTCCGTCACCAGGGAGCGAACATGACCGCCATTACCGACATCATCGGCCGCGAAATCCTCGACAGCCGCGGCAATCCGACCGTCGAAGTCGACGTCTATCTCGAAGACGGCAGCATGGGCCGTGCGGCTGTCCCCTCGGGAGCCTCGACCGGCGCGCATGAAGCCGTCGAATTGCGTGACGGTGGCTCGCGTTACCTCGGCAAGGGCGTCGAGAAGGCGGTCGAAGCCGTCAATGGCGAGATCTATGATGCAATCGGCGGTCACGAGGCCGAAAACCAGATCCAGATCGACAATCTGATGATCGAACTCGATGGCACGCCGAACAAGGCACGCCTCGGCGCCAACGCCATTCTTGGCGTATCGCTGGCCGTCGCCAAGGCCGCGGCCCAATCCTCCGGTCTGCCCCTCTATCGTTATATCGGCGGCCCGAACGCCCATGTCCTGCCGGTTCCGATGATGAACATCATCAACGGCGGTGCCCATGCCGACAACCCGATCGACTTCCAGGAATTCATGATCGTGCCGGTTGGCGCCGACACCATCCGTGACGCCGTGCGCATGGGTTCGGAAGTCTTCCACACGCTGAAGAAGCAGCTCGCAGCCGATGGCCACAACACCAATGTCGGCGACGAAGGTGGCTTTGCGCCGGGCCTGGCATCCGCTCCCGCTGCCCTCGACTTCATCATGAAGTCGATCGAAAAGGCTGGTTACCGTCCGGGCGAGGACATGCATATCGCGCTCGATTGCGCCTCGACCGAGTTCTTCAAGGACGGCAAGTATGTGCTTGAAGGCGAAGGTCGCACGCTCGAACCGGAAGCCATGGCGGACTATCTTGCCGAACTCGCTGCCAAGTACCCGATCTTCTCGATCGAGGACGGCATGGCCGAAGACGACTGGGATGGCTGGAAGTCGCTGACCGACAAGATCGGCAAGAAGGTCCAGCTCGTCGGCGACGATCTTTTCGTCACCAACTCCGCGCGTCTGCGTGACGGCATCAAGATGGGTGTCGCCAATTCCATCCTGGTCAAGGTCAACCAGATCGGCTCGCTCTCGGAAACCCTCGACGCCGTCTCGACCGCACACCGCGCCGCCTACACAGCCGTGATGTCGCACCGTTCGGGCGAAACCGAGGATTCGACGATTGCCGATCTCGCAGTTGCCACCAACTGCGGTCAGATCAAGACCGGCTCGCTCGCACGTTCCGACCGCACCGCGAAGTACAACCAGCTGATCCGCATCGAGGAAGAGCTTGGCCCGCAGGCCGTCTACGCAGGCGCCTCGATCCTGCGCGGCTGATCCTGCCCGATCTCCCTTCGAAGCCCGTGCCGGTCATCCCGGCGCGGGCTTTTTCTTTTGCGCTGCGACAGGGTCAACCATCGGTTAAGACATGCCCGCTAATCTGAGTGCCAGTTTCGCGTTTCAGGGCAATTGTCGGCATGTGGACCAGGCATCACAAGAAAAAGAAATACGGCCGCCTTATTCTGCCCGCTGTCACAATCGCTTTCCTGTCCTATTTCGGTTACCATTCGATCCATGGCGACTATGGCTTGAGGGCAGGACAGCAGTTCGAGCGCATCCGGCTGGAGCGCGCCTCCGAGCTGGAAAGGCTCGTTGCGCAGCGCATGGTCTTGGAGAAGGAAGTGAGCCTCTTGAGTGACGGCTCGCTGGACGAGGACATCATTGACGAAAAGGCGCGCTATCAGCTCAATATGTCGCGCCCGGATGAAATCGTGATCTTCAACACCTATTTCTGATTAACTCAAATCGGGTTAATTCGAATTCTTTCATTTTTTACAGTTGCTTGCGGCGAATGAGAGCCATGCATTTATGGCATTGCCGCCGTCGGCTTTCTTCCCTATTCTGTCGTCAACTTTGCACCATAATAACCCATGGGAGGGATGCATGGCGCCTCGCAAGCCTGCGACTGCGACCGGTCGGAAGCCTTCGACCAAGCCTGCCAAGAAAGAGTTCACGCAAGGAGCGATCGTCGAGTTCGACAAGGCTCAGGAGATCCTGGCCTATCGCGAAATGCTGCTCATTCGTCGTTTTGAAGAAAAGGCCGGGCAGCTTTACGGCATGGGCTTCATCGGTGGTTTCTGTCACCTGTATATCGGCCAGGAAGCTGTCGTTGTCGGCATGCAGATGGCGCTGAAGGACGGCGATCAGGTCATCACCGGTTATCGTGACCACGGCCACATGCTGGCTTGCGGTATGAGCGCGCGTGGCGTCATGGCCGAGTTGACCGGCCGTCGCGGCGGCCTGTCGAAAGGCAAGGGCGGCTCGATGCACATGTTCTCCAAGGAGAAGAATTTTTATGGCGGCCACGGTATCGTCGGCGCCCAGGTCTCGCTTGGCACGGGTCTCGCCTTCGCCAACAAGTATCGTGGCAACGACAATGTCTCGCTCGCCTATTTCGGCGACGGCGCCGCCAACCAGGGCCAGGTCTACGAGAGCTTCAACATGGCTCGTCTGTGGAACCTGCCGGTAATCTACATCATCGAGAACAACCGATACGCCATGGGTACCTCTGTCTCGCGCGCTTCTGCCCAGACGGATTTCTCCCAGCGCGGTGTGTCCTTCAACATTCCAGGCATCCAGGTGGACGGCATGGATGTGCGTGCGGTCAAGGCTGCCGCGGATCTGGCGGTCGAGCATTGCCGTTCCGGCAAGGGCCCGATCATCCTCGAAATGCAGACATATCGCTATCGTGGCCACTCGATGTCTGACCCGGCGAAGTATCGGACCAAGGAAGAAGTGCAGAAGATGCGTTCCGAGCAGGATCCGATCGAGCAGGTCCGCGCACGTCTGCTCGAAAAGGGCTGGGCGAGCGAGGACGAATTGAAAGCGATCGACAAGGACGTCCGCGACATCGTGGCCGACTCGGCCGATTTCGCCCAGGCCAATCCGGAGCCGGATGCATCCGAGCTCTACACCGACATCCTGCTGTAATCGGGGAGGGAACCCATGCCGATCGAAATCCTCATGCCCGCCCTGTCTCCGACCATGGAGGAGGGCACACTCTCTAAGTGGGTCAAGCAGGAAGGTGATACCGTGAAGTCCGGCGACGTGATCGCTGAAATCGAAACCGACAAGGCGACGATGGAAGTCGAGGCCGTCGACGAAGGTGTGCTCGGCAAGATCCTGATCGCTGCCGGCACTGAAAACGTCAAGGTCAATACCGCGATTGCCGTTCTGCTGCAGGACGGCGAAAGCGCCGATGCTGCCGTCGCACCGAAGAAGGAAGCCGATGCACCGGCGGCCGCTTCTGATGCGGCAGGCGGAAAGGCGCGCGAAGCGGCTGCGGAGCCGGATTCCACTGCAGATAACAAGGTCCCCGCGGCCCCGAAGATCGATGTCGCCTCTGATCCGGATATCCCGGCCGGAACCGAAATGGTCACCATGACGGTCCGCGAAGCCCTGCGCGAAGCCATGGCGGAAGAAATGCGCGCCAACCCCGATGTCTTCGTCATGGGTGAGGAAGTCGCCGAATATCAGGGCGCCTACAAGATCACGCAGGGCCTGCTGGCCGAGTTTGGTGCGAAGCGCGTCGTCGACACGCCGATCACCGAGCACGGTTTCGCCGGCGTCGGCGTTGGTGCTGCCATGGCGGGCCTCAAGCCGATCATCGAATTCATGACCTTCAACTTCGCCATGCAGGCGATCGACCAGATCATCAACTCGGCCGCCAAGACGCTCTACATGTCCGGCGGCCAGATGGGTGCGCCGATCGTCTTCCGTGGCCCGAACGGGGCTGCCGCCCGCGTCGGCGCACAGCACAGCCAGGATTATGCCGCCTGGTATAGCCAGATTCCGGGCCTCAAGGTCGTCATGCCCTATTCGGCCGCCGACGCAAAGGGCCTGCTGAAGGCCGCGATCCGCGATCCGAACCCGGTTGTCTTCCTGGAAAACGAGATCCTCTACGGTCAGTCCTTCGAAGTGCCGAAGCTCGATGACTTTGTCCTGCCGATCGGCAAGGCGCGCATCCACAAGACCGGCAAGGACGTCACCATCGTCTCCTGGAGCATCGGCATGACCTACGCCATCAAGGCGATCGCCGAGCTGGAGAAGGAAGGCATCGACGTCGAACTGATTGACCTGCGCACGATCCGTCCGATGGACCTCCCGACGATCATCGAATCGGTCAAGAAGACCGGCCGTCTCGTCACCGTCGAGGAAGGTTATCCGCAGTCGTCGGTCGGCACCGAAATCGCCACCCGTGTCATGCAGCAGGCCTTCGATTATCTCGATGCGCCGATCCTGACGATCGCTGGCAAGGACGTTCCGATGCCTTACGCGGCGAACCTCGAAAAGCTCGCTCTGCCGAATGTCGGCGAAGTGGTCCAGGCGGTGAAGACCGTCTGCTACAAATAAGGGGAGGGTAGGTCCATGCCGATCAACATCACCATGCCGGCCCTGTCTCCGACGATGGAAGAGGGCAATCTGGCCAAATGGCTGGTCAAGGAAGGCGACAAGGTCAAGTCCGGCGACGTGATCGCCGAGATCGAGACTGACAAGGCCACCATGGAAGTGGAGGCCGTCGATGAGGGCGTCGTCGCGAAGATCGTGGTTCCCGCCGGCACCGAAGCCGTCAAGGTCAATGCACTGATCGCCATCCTCGCCGAAGAAGGCGAGGATGTTGCCGCCGCTGCGGCCGCTGGTGGCGGTTCGTCCGCGCCGAAGGCCGAAGCTGCTCCGGCGCCAAAGGCAGAAGCCGCACCGGTGTCTGCAGAAACCGCAACTCCGGCGCCTGCAGCCGCGTCGGCTGCTCCGGCGGTGTCGTCCGGTGAGCGCGTCTTCGCCTCGCCGCTCGCGCGTCGTCTCGCCAGGGAGGCCGGTCTCGATCTCAAGGCTGTCTCTGGTTCCGGTCCGAAGGGCCGTGTGGTCAAGAGCGACGTTGAAAAGGCCGTCAGCACCGGCGGTGCAAAGGCTGCCCCGGCTTCCGCCGCAGGTGCAGGTTCAGCTGCCGCACCGGTGCTTGCCAAGGGCGCGTCGGAAGAGGCCGTTCTCAAGAACTTCGCCGAAGGCTCCTACGAGCTCGTGCCGCATGACGGCATGCGCAAGACGATCGCCAAGCGCCTGCAGGAATCCAAGCAGACCATCCCGCATTTCTACGTCTCCGTGGATTGCGAACTGGATGGCCTGATGGCGCTTCGTGCCCAGCTCAATGCGGCTGCCCCCGAAAAGGACGGCAAGCCGGCCTACAAGCTCTCGGTCAACGACATGGTGATCAAGGCGCTGGCGCTCGCACTCCGCGATGTGCCGGATGCCAATGTCTCCTGGACCGACACCAACATGGTCAAGCACAAGCATGCCGATGTCGGCGTGGCTGTCTCCATTCCCGGCGGCCTGATCACTCCGATCATTCGCAAGGCCGAGGAAAAGAGCCTGTCCACCATCTCCAACGAGATGAAGGACCTCGGCAAGCGTGCCAAGGACCGCAAGCTGAAGCCCGAAGAGTATCAGGGCGGCACGACCGCCGTATCCAATATGGGCATGATGGGCGTGAAGAGCTTCTCGGCCGTGGTCAACCCTCCGCATGCGACGATCCTCGCGGTCGGCGCCGGTGAAGAGCGGGTTGTGGTCAAGAAGGGCGAGATGAAGGTCGCGACGGTCATGACCGTGACGCTCTCGACCGACCATCGTTGCGTCGATGGCGCGCTCGGTGCCGAACTGCTCGGTGCTTTCAAGCGCTACATCGAAAATCCGATGGGCATGCTGGTCTGATCCGGGGAGCGGTGCGATGAAGACCGTTCTCGCCTATGGCGACAGCCTGACATGGGGATACGACCCGGTGAGCCTGGGTCGGCATGCCTATGAGGACCGCTGGACGAGCGTCTTGCAAAAGGCGCTCGGTCACGGGGTAAGGGTGATCGCCGAAGGCCTGAACGGCCGTACCACGGCCTATGACGACCACCTGGGTGACTGCGAACGCAATGGCGTGAAGCTGTTGCCGACCATTCTGGCCACGCACAAGCCGATCGATCTGGTGATCATCATGCTGGGGACGAATGACCTCAAGCGTGGCATCCAGGGAACAGCGATCGGCGCAACCAGTGGCGCCAAGCGCCTGGTCAAGCAGGTGCAGAAGCATGACTGGGGTTTCGAGTTCGAAGAACCCGAGATCCTGATCGTCGCGCCGCCGCCGATCCGCGAGACGGCCAATTCGGTCTTCGGCGCCATGTTCAACCACTCGGTTGGCGAGGGCGCCATGCTGGCCGGCATGTATCGAGATGCGGCGGACGAAGCTGGATGTGCCTTTTTCGATGCGGGATCGGTCGCCGAAACCACGCCGCTCGACGGCATCCATCTGGACGCTGAAAACACCCGTGCGATCGGACGCGGTCTCGAGCCGATCGTTCGGATGATGCTTGGACTTTGAAGAAAACGCGCATCCTGCATCCTGAGGCAGGGCGCATTGATCAAAATCAAGGAGGTCTTGTGCGCTGCGTCTAACCTGAACTCATCAACCCGCTAGAGGAGATGAGATCATGTCGAACACACCGCACGAACTGGCAGTGGAATTCCCGGAACACGTCGCGCAGATGCGTCATCTGAAGGAAACGGATGGTCATTTCGCAAGATTGTTCGAGACCTATCATGAGGTGAACCGGGCCATCCACCGCGCCGAAACCGATGTCGAGCCTGCAGACGACTTCCACATCGTGGAAATGCGCAAGAAGCGGATGCAGCTCAAGGATGAAATCTACGGGATGCTGGTTCGTCACGAACCGGAGGCCGAGACACCGCCCGTCTGAGGCGCTCGCTTCCAGTCCCGAACCGGGCCTCCGCTTGAGCGGGGGCTCGCAGGAAACCGAGGAGTGGAAGCGCCCATGTCGAATGCTTACGACGTCATCATCATCGGCTCCGGCCCCGGCGGCTACATTGCCGCGATCCGCGCAGCCCAGCTTGGCATGAAAGTCGCTGTAGTCGAGCGCGAGCATCTCGCCGGCATCTGCTCCAACTGGGGCTGCATACCGACGAAGGCGCTGCTGCGCACCGCCGACGTGATGCACACGGCGACCCACGCCAAGGACTACGGTCTGACCCTGGAAGGGTCGATTAAGCCCGACATCAAGGCCATCGTTGCGCGCTCGCGCGGCATCGCCCATCGCATGAACAACGGCGTCGGCTTCCTTTTCAAGAAGAACAAGGTCGACATCATCTGGGGCGAGGCGAAGATCACCAAGCCCGGCGAGATTGTCGTCGGCAAGCCGACCAAGAAGGCAGTCGAGCCGATGGGCCCGGTACCGAAGAACACGCTGGGCGAGGGCACCTATACCGCCAAGCACATCATCGTCGCGACCGGCGCCCGTCCGCGCGCTCTTCCAGGCATCGAGCCGGACGGCAAGCTGATCTGGACCTATTTCGAGGCGATGAAGCCGGAAGAGATGCCGAAGTCCCTGCTCGTCATGGGCTCGGGCGCCATCGGTATCGAATTCGCCAGCTTCTACCGCACCATGGGCGTCGATGTGACGGTCGTCGAGATCATGAAGCAGGTTATGCCGGTCGAAGACGAGGAAATCTCGGCCTTCGCCAAGAAGATGTTCGACAAGCAGGGCATGAAAATCCTGCTGGAGGCGAAAGTCGCCAAGGTCGAAAAGGGTGCAAACTCCGTCACCGCCACCATCGAGAAGAAGGACGGCTCGGTCGAGAAGATCACCGCCGACCGGATGATTTCGGCTGTCGGCGTGCAGGCGAATATCGAAGGCATCGGTCTCGAAGCCGTCGGCGTGAAGACCGATCGCGGCTTCATCGTCATCGACGGCTACGGCAAGACCAATGTGCCGGGCATCTACGCGATCGGCGACGTCGCCGGCCCGCCGATGCTGGCTCACAAGGCCGAGCATGAGGCCGTGATCGTCGTCGAGAAGATCGCCGGGCTGCCGAATGTGCATCCGATGGACAAGAACAAGATCCCGGGCTGCACCTATTGCAACCCGCAGGTCGCCTCCGTCGGCGTGACCGAAGCGAAAGCCAAGGCCGAGGGCCGCGAGATCCGCGTCGGCCGTTTCACCTTCGCCGCGAACGGCAAGGCGGTGGCCCTTGGCGAGGATCAGGGCATGGTCAAGACGATCTTCGACAAGAAGACAGGCGAACTGATCGGCGCCCACATGGTCGGCGCTGAAGTGACCGAACTCATCCAGGGCTTCGTCGTCGCGATGAATCTCGAGACCACTGAAGAAGACCTGATGCACACGATCTTCCCGCATCCGACGATCTCGGAGACGATGAAGGAAAGCGTGCTGGATGCGTATGGGCGGGTGCTCAACGCCTGAAGCCAGGTTGTGAAAAGGAGCCGTGCCGCCTATATGGGCGGCAGGTTCAAACGGAATATTCGAAAAGGAATGCGCCGTGGCAGGGTTTGAAGTCGGTATTCTCGCGACGATCTTCTTCGGCGGTCTCGCCGGGTGGCTTGCCGGAAAGCTCATGAACATGCGCTTCGGCGTCATCATGAACATCATCATCGGCATCATCGGCGCGGTGATCGCCGCGGCGATCTTCCGCCGTCTGGGCATCTTCGTCGCAGGCGACTGGCTGGGCTATCTGATCACCAGCTTCGTCGGTGCAAGCATTCTTCTCTTCATCGCCAAGCTCGTCCGGCGGTAAACAAAAAAGGCCGCATGCGCTGCGGCACAGGGTTCTCATCATGGTCACCATTCTCGACAGCACCAATCTCTCCGGCGCCGCCGTTGTGACTTCCGCAGACGATAAACGCGTCCGCCATCCGGAGAAGGCTCACAAGCCCGACACGGAAGTCCTGCGCAAGCCGGAGTGGATCCGCGTCAAGGCCCCGACCTCCAAGGGGTATCACGAGACCCGTGACCTCGTTCGCTCCCACAAGCTGGTCACCGTGTGCGAGGAAGCCGGCTGCCCGAACATCGGCGAGTGCTGGGACAAGAAGCACGCCACCTTCATGATCATGGGCGAGATCTGTACCCGCGCCTGCGCCTTCTGCAATGTCGCGACCGGCAAGCCGAATGCGCTTGACCTGGATGAACCCGAAAACGTCGCCAAGGCGGTCCACCAGATGGGCCTACAGCATGTGGTGATCACCTCCGTCGACCGGGACGACTTGGCCGACGGTGGCGCGGAACACTTTGAAAAGGTGATCTGGGCGATCCGTGCCGCATCACCGCACACGACCATCGAAATACTGACGCCGGACTTCCTGAAGAAGCCGGGCGCGCTGGAGCGTGTCGTTGCAGCCAAGCCCGACGTGTTCAACCACAATATGGAAACGGTGCCTGGCAACTATCTGACCGTCCGGCCTGGTGCGCGCTACTTCCACTCCGTTCGCCTGCTGCAGCGGGTCAAGGAGCTCGACCCCACGATGTTCACGAAGTCCGGTATCATGGTCGGTCTGGGCGAAGAGCGAAACGAAGTGCTTCAGTTGATGGACGACCTGCGCACGGCGGATGTCGATTTCCTCACCATTGGCCAGTATCTCCAGCCGACCCGCAAGCACCACAAGGTCGAGCGGTTCGTGACGCCGGAAGAGTTCAAGTCCTATGAAGACATTGCCTACACCAAGGGCTTCCTCATGGTCTCCTCGAGCCCGCTCACGCGGTCCTCGCACCATGCCGGTGATGACTTCGCACGGCTGAAGGCGGCGCGGGAAAAGCTTGTCGCCAGGGTTTGAAGACGTCGCCAGTCTTTCAAACGACGTGAGATGGCGCTAGATCCCCACACGCGAGGAGTGTGTGGGCATGGTTTTGTGCATTGAATCGTTGAAAGATGCAGCCGCGCAATTGCGCCAGGCGCAGCGCATCATGGTCATTGGCTGCTCCGGCGGCGGCAAGTCAATCTTTTGTCGCGAGCTCGCCACTCTGCTCGATCTTCCCAACCATTCCATGGATCGCGAAGTTTTCTGGCTTCCGAATTGGGTCGAGCGCCCCAGGGCTGAGCAGCGCGCCATCATTTCCGACATCGTATCGGCAGACAGATGGCTCCTCGACGGCACCAATCCGTCGAGCTTCGACATTCGTCTTCCGCGCACCGATCTCGTTGTCTGGGTGCGGCTTCCGCGCTGGCATTGTCTGCTTGGCGTTTACCGCCGGGCGGCGAGATACGTCGGGAAGCACAGGCCCGACATGGCAGACGGCTGCGTCGAGCGATGGCCAGGTCGCGAATTCCTCGCCTACATCTGGCACTTTGAGCACCGCTTCACTCCTCGGATCATCCAGGAGATCGAGAAACATGGTCCAGACGTGCCCGTGATCACCCTGAAATTCCATGGCGAGATGGCGCACCTGCTTGATCTTGCGGGGCTTCCTCATTAAGTCGCGGATATGCCCCAGTTCGAAACCCGCCGCATCGTCAAGCACTCGCCCGACCGAATGTACGCCCTCGTCGCCGACGTCGAGCGCTATCCGGAATTCCTGCCGCTTTGCGAAGCGCTTGCAATCCGGTCGCGCCGCGAGCGCGACGGCAAGGAGTTGCTGTTGGCGGATATGACGGTGGGCTACAAGGCAATCCGCGAGACGTTCACGACACAGGTTCTGCTAACGCCCGCCGATCACGCCATCGATGTCAAATATATCGAGGGCCCGTTCCGCTATCTCGACAATCGCTGGCGCTTCGAAGAGGCGGCCGATGGAAGCTGCGCGGTGCATTTCTACATCGATTACGAGTTCAAGAACCGCATCCTCGGCGCCCTGATGGGCTCGATGTTCGACCGCGCTTTCCGGATGTTCTCGGAAGCCTTCGAGGCGCGCGCCGACAAGATCTATGCCGGTCTCTGAGCCACCTGCGCCAGCATCTCGAGTGCCGTCCTGACCGTTGCAAGCCGCACCTGATCACGGCCGATATCGCCGTATCGCATTTCCCTGTGGTCGACGTCCCCGCGACGACTCTTCAGCGCCAGATGCACCAGGCCGACTGGCTTCTCTACAGATCCTCCGCCCGGTCCGGCGACACCCGTGACCGCAACGGCGACCGACGCGCTCGAACGGATCAGCGCCCCCTGCGCCATCTGCAGCGCGGTCTCCCGCGAGACGGCTCCAAAGGTCTCCAGTCCTTTGGCAGAAACACCGATCAGTTCCGTCTTCGCCTGGTTCGTGTAGGTGATGAAGCCGCGATCGACGACCGCCGAAGATCCGGCAATCTCCGTCAGAGCCCCGGCGATCAGGCCACCGGTGCAGGATTCGGCCGTCGCGACCATCCAGCCCAGATCCCGATAGGCCGCGATGATTGCTGCGGCCTGCTGCTCGATCTCAGCCGGATAGAGCCCCATCAGTCTGTCCCCCGGAAAACGACGGTTGCCGTAGCGATAGCCGCGATCCCCTCGCGTCGGCCGACAAAGCCGATCGTCTCGTTCGTCGTCGCCTTTACCGAGCATCGGTCAAGCGCGATGCTGAGGATGTCCGAGAGTGTCTCGCGCATCGCCTGACGATGCGGCCCAACTTTAGGTGCTTCGGCAATAAGCGAAATATCTGCATTCATGATCGTGCCGCCCGCCTCGCGCACGATCTTTGCAGCATGCTCGAGGAAGATCCGCGACGGCGCACCTTTCCACTGCATGTCCGACGGGGGGAAATGATCGCCGATATCGCCGGCGCCGCAGGTAGCAAGCAGCGCGTCCGTCAGCGCATGCAGCGCGACATCCGCATCCGAATGGCCTTTCAGCCTCTGATCGTGGG
This DNA window, taken from Peteryoungia algae, encodes the following:
- a CDS encoding pyruvate dehydrogenase complex dihydrolipoamide acetyltransferase → MPINITMPALSPTMEEGNLAKWLVKEGDKVKSGDVIAEIETDKATMEVEAVDEGVVAKIVVPAGTEAVKVNALIAILAEEGEDVAAAAAAGGGSSAPKAEAAPAPKAEAAPVSAETATPAPAAASAAPAVSSGERVFASPLARRLAREAGLDLKAVSGSGPKGRVVKSDVEKAVSTGGAKAAPASAAGAGSAAAPVLAKGASEEAVLKNFAEGSYELVPHDGMRKTIAKRLQESKQTIPHFYVSVDCELDGLMALRAQLNAAAPEKDGKPAYKLSVNDMVIKALALALRDVPDANVSWTDTNMVKHKHADVGVAVSIPGGLITPIIRKAEEKSLSTISNEMKDLGKRAKDRKLKPEEYQGGTTAVSNMGMMGVKSFSAVVNPPHATILAVGAGEERVVVKKGEMKVATVMTVTLSTDHRCVDGALGAELLGAFKRYIENPMGMLV
- a CDS encoding SGNH/GDSL hydrolase family protein; this translates as MKTVLAYGDSLTWGYDPVSLGRHAYEDRWTSVLQKALGHGVRVIAEGLNGRTTAYDDHLGDCERNGVKLLPTILATHKPIDLVIIMLGTNDLKRGIQGTAIGATSGAKRLVKQVQKHDWGFEFEEPEILIVAPPPIRETANSVFGAMFNHSVGEGAMLAGMYRDAADEAGCAFFDAGSVAETTPLDGIHLDAENTRAIGRGLEPIVRMMLGL
- a CDS encoding YdcH family protein, giving the protein MSNTPHELAVEFPEHVAQMRHLKETDGHFARLFETYHEVNRAIHRAETDVEPADDFHIVEMRKKRMQLKDEIYGMLVRHEPEAETPPV
- the lpdA gene encoding dihydrolipoyl dehydrogenase, with the protein product MSNAYDVIIIGSGPGGYIAAIRAAQLGMKVAVVEREHLAGICSNWGCIPTKALLRTADVMHTATHAKDYGLTLEGSIKPDIKAIVARSRGIAHRMNNGVGFLFKKNKVDIIWGEAKITKPGEIVVGKPTKKAVEPMGPVPKNTLGEGTYTAKHIIVATGARPRALPGIEPDGKLIWTYFEAMKPEEMPKSLLVMGSGAIGIEFASFYRTMGVDVTVVEIMKQVMPVEDEEISAFAKKMFDKQGMKILLEAKVAKVEKGANSVTATIEKKDGSVEKITADRMISAVGVQANIEGIGLEAVGVKTDRGFIVIDGYGKTNVPGIYAIGDVAGPPMLAHKAEHEAVIVVEKIAGLPNVHPMDKNKIPGCTYCNPQVASVGVTEAKAKAEGREIRVGRFTFAANGKAVALGEDQGMVKTIFDKKTGELIGAHMVGAEVTELIQGFVVAMNLETTEEDLMHTIFPHPTISETMKESVLDAYGRVLNA
- a CDS encoding GlsB/YeaQ/YmgE family stress response membrane protein; this translates as MAGFEVGILATIFFGGLAGWLAGKLMNMRFGVIMNIIIGIIGAVIAAAIFRRLGIFVAGDWLGYLITSFVGASILLFIAKLVRR
- the lipA gene encoding lipoyl synthase; this encodes MVTILDSTNLSGAAVVTSADDKRVRHPEKAHKPDTEVLRKPEWIRVKAPTSKGYHETRDLVRSHKLVTVCEEAGCPNIGECWDKKHATFMIMGEICTRACAFCNVATGKPNALDLDEPENVAKAVHQMGLQHVVITSVDRDDLADGGAEHFEKVIWAIRAASPHTTIEILTPDFLKKPGALERVVAAKPDVFNHNMETVPGNYLTVRPGARYFHSVRLLQRVKELDPTMFTKSGIMVGLGEERNEVLQLMDDLRTADVDFLTIGQYLQPTRKHHKVERFVTPEEFKSYEDIAYTKGFLMVSSSPLTRSSHHAGDDFARLKAAREKLVARV
- a CDS encoding AAA family ATPase, with protein sequence MVLCIESLKDAAAQLRQAQRIMVIGCSGGGKSIFCRELATLLDLPNHSMDREVFWLPNWVERPRAEQRAIISDIVSADRWLLDGTNPSSFDIRLPRTDLVVWVRLPRWHCLLGVYRRAARYVGKHRPDMADGCVERWPGREFLAYIWHFEHRFTPRIIQEIEKHGPDVPVITLKFHGEMAHLLDLAGLPH
- a CDS encoding type II toxin-antitoxin system RatA family toxin; protein product: MPQFETRRIVKHSPDRMYALVADVERYPEFLPLCEALAIRSRRERDGKELLLADMTVGYKAIRETFTTQVLLTPADHAIDVKYIEGPFRYLDNRWRFEEAADGSCAVHFYIDYEFKNRILGALMGSMFDRAFRMFSEAFEARADKIYAGL